The genomic segment CGGTGACGACCATCGAAACGATGGCGGCCATCTGCGTCGAAGCGGAGAAGTCGGAAGAGTCGCAGCTCGATCGCGATTTCCTCGACCGCACGTTCACGCGCATCGACCAGTCCATCGCGATGGGCGCGCTTTTCACCGCGTTCCATCTGGGCGCGAAGGCGGTGGTCGCGTTGACGGAATCCGGCTCGACGGCGCTGTGGATGTCGCGTCACTGGACCCACGTGCCGATCTTCGCGCTGACGCCGCGCGTGTCGAGCGAGCGCACGATGTCGCTGTACCGCAACGTGACGCCGCTGCACGTCGATACCAACATGGACCGCGACGCCGCGCTGAATCAGGCGCTCGAAGTGGTCGTGTCGAAGGGTTATGCGGCGCGCGGCGACATGGTCGTGCTGACCGTCGGCGAGCCGATGGGTCAGGCGGGCGGCACCAACACGCTGAAGATCGTGCGTGTCGGCGACCATATCTGACCGTCGTCAGTAATAACGAGAAAGATGCGCGGTCAAGGGCCGCGCGGTTTGTCGCAGTTCCGTGAGCGCTCGCCGTGCCGGCAACGGCGAGCGCCACAACGAGCGCGCAGGACGACGCAGCTTGCCGGCGTCAGTCCAAGCAACGATTAAGCCGAAAACCGCCCGAGAGCGGAATCGAGCGCGCTGCAGAATTCGTTTCACATCATGGAGTTTCACCACAATGCCTCTCGTATCAATGCGTCAACTGCTGGATCACGCAGCCGAACACAGCTACGGCCTCCCGGCATTCAACGTCAACAATCTGGAACAGGTGCAGGCGATCATGGCGGCCGCGCACGAAGTGAACGCGCCCGTCATCATGCAGGCGTCGGCAGGCGCGCGTAAGTACGCGGGCGAAGCGTTCCTGCGCCATCTGATCGAAGCGGCGGTCGAGTCGTATCCGCATATTCCGGTCGTGATGCATCAGGATCACGGCCAGTCGCCGGCGGTGTGCATGGCCGCGATCCGCTCCGGCTTCACCAGCGTGATGATGGACGGCTCGCTCGAAGCCGACGGCAAGACGGTGGCGTCGTACGAGTACAACGTCGCCGTGTCGAAGCAGGTCGTCGAGTTTTCGCATTCGATCGGCGTCACGGTCGAAGCGGAACTGGGCGTGCTCGGCTCGCTCGAAACCATGAAGGGCGACAAGGAAGACGGCCACGGCGCCGAAGGCACGATGACGCGCGAGCAGCTTCTGACCGACGTCGAGCAGGCCGCCGACTTCGTCAAGCAGACGCAGTGCGATGCCCTGGCGATCGCCATCGGCACGTCGCACGGCGCGTACAAGTTCTCGAAGAAGCCCACGGGCGATATTCTCGCGATCGACCGCATCCGCGAAATCCACCAGCGCATTCCGAACACGCATCTCGTGATGCACGGTTCGTCGTCGGTGCCGCAGGAACTGCTCGCGGAAATCCGCGAATTCGGCGGCGACATGAAGGAAACCTACGGCGTGCCGGTCGAAGAGATTCAGGAAGGCATCAAGCACGGCGTGCGCAAGGTGAACATCGACACTGATCTGCGCCTCGCGATCACCGGCGCGATCCGCCGCTATCTGTTCGAAAATCCGTCGAAGTTCGACCCGCGCGATTACCTGAAGCCCGCGCGCGAGGCGGCGAAGGAAATCTGCCGTCAGCGCTACATGCAGTTCGGCTGCGAAGGCATGGCCGGCAAGATCAAGCCGGTTTCGCTCGACAAGATCGCCGAGAAGTACAAGTCCGGCGCACTCGCGCAGATCGTGAAATAAAGCGCGGTCGATTTGTAAAGTAAAATCAACGGGTTCCGGGTTCGGAGCCCGTTCGCGTTTCTTTTCCCCGCGCCAGAGGTCCGAGCGCGGGTTTCACCATTTCAGTCCTTCTCGGTACATGACGATGTCCACGCTATACGAATCCACGATCAAATCGCTGCCGCTGCTCGGCCGCGGCAAGGTCCGCGACAATTACGCAGTCGGTCAGGACAAGCTCCTGATCGTGACGACCGACCGCCTTTCCGCATTCGATGTCGTCATGGGCGAGCCGATTCCGAACAAGGGCCGCGTGCTCAACACGATGGCCGATTTCTGGTTCGAGAAGCTCTGGCACATCGTGCCGAACCACAACACGGGCGTCGATCCTTCGACCGTCGTAGCCGCCGACGAAGTCGAACAGGTGAAGGGCCGCGCGGTCGTCGTGAAGCGTCTGGAACCGATTCTCGTCGAAGCCGTGGTGCGCGGCTATCTCGCGGGCAGCGGCTGGAAGGACTATCAGGCGACCGGTTCCGTGTGCGGCGTCCAATTGCCGCCGGGCCTGCAGAACGCGCAGAAGCTGCCCGAGCCCATTTTCACGCCGGCGGCGAAGGCCGAAATGGGCCATCACGACGAAAACATCACCTACGATGAGATGGAGCGCCGCATCGGCACCGAGCTGTCGGCGACGATCAAGCGCATCTCCATCCAGTTGTACAAGGAAGCGGCCGAGTACGCGGCGACGCGCGGCATCATCATCGCGGATACGAAGTTCGAATTCGGTCTCGACAACAAGGGCGAGCTGTATCTGATGGACGAAGTGCTGACCGCCGATTCGTCGCGCTTCTGGCCCGCGGACGGCTATCAGGTCGGTACGAACCCGCCGTCGTTCGACAAGCAGTTCGTGCGCGACTGGCTCGAAACGCAGACGTGGAAGAAGGAGCCGCCCGCGCCGAAGCTGCCGGACGACGTGATCGCGAAGACGTCGGAGAAGTATCAGGAAGCGCTTCAGCGTTTGACCGGCAAGACGCTCGACTAAGCAGAGGAAAGCAGTTCGATGACCAAGGCAGCGCACACGCATGAAACGCCGCTCGTCGGCGTGTTGATGGGTTCCAGCTCCGACTGGGACGTGATGAAGAACGCGGTCGCGATTCTTCAGGAATTCGGCGTGCCGTACGAGGCGAAAGTCGTCTCGGCGCATCGCATGCCGGACGAGATGTTCGCCTACGCCGAAAGCGCGCGTGAGCGCGGCGTGCGCGCGATCATCGCGGGCGCGGGCGGCGCGGCGCATCTGCCGGGCATGCTCGCCGCGAAGACCACGGTGCCGGTGCTCGGCGTGCCGGTGGCGAGCAAGTATCTGAAGGGCGTCGATTCGCTGCATTCGATCGTGCAGATGCCCAAGGGCGTGCCGGTCGCGACCTTCGCCATCGGCGAGGCGGGCGCGGCGAACGCGGCGCTGTTCGCGGTGTCGCTGCTGAGCGTGACGGACGCCCGTTACGCGGAGGCGCTCGCCGCGTTTCGCGTGAAGCAGAATCAGGCGGCGCGGGACATGGCGCTGCCGCCGCTCTGATGGCCCGGCGCGCGGACCGCGCGTCGCTCCATCGCCGATGCCCACAGCCAGCCACCCAAGCCCCACGATGAACCCACACAACTCCCCGATTTCTCCCATCCTGCCGGGCGCGTGGCTCGGCATGGTCGGCGGCGGCCAGCTTGGCCGCATGTTCTGCTTCGCCGCGCAATCGATGGGCTATCGCGTCGCCGTCCTCGAT from the Caballeronia sp. NK8 genome contains:
- the fba gene encoding class II fructose-bisphosphate aldolase (catalyzes the reversible aldol condensation of dihydroxyacetonephosphate and glyceraldehyde 3-phosphate in the Calvin cycle, glycolysis, and/or gluconeogenesis) yields the protein MPLVSMRQLLDHAAEHSYGLPAFNVNNLEQVQAIMAAAHEVNAPVIMQASAGARKYAGEAFLRHLIEAAVESYPHIPVVMHQDHGQSPAVCMAAIRSGFTSVMMDGSLEADGKTVASYEYNVAVSKQVVEFSHSIGVTVEAELGVLGSLETMKGDKEDGHGAEGTMTREQLLTDVEQAADFVKQTQCDALAIAIGTSHGAYKFSKKPTGDILAIDRIREIHQRIPNTHLVMHGSSSVPQELLAEIREFGGDMKETYGVPVEEIQEGIKHGVRKVNIDTDLRLAITGAIRRYLFENPSKFDPRDYLKPAREAAKEICRQRYMQFGCEGMAGKIKPVSLDKIAEKYKSGALAQIVK
- a CDS encoding phosphoribosylaminoimidazolesuccinocarboxamide synthase — its product is MSTLYESTIKSLPLLGRGKVRDNYAVGQDKLLIVTTDRLSAFDVVMGEPIPNKGRVLNTMADFWFEKLWHIVPNHNTGVDPSTVVAADEVEQVKGRAVVVKRLEPILVEAVVRGYLAGSGWKDYQATGSVCGVQLPPGLQNAQKLPEPIFTPAAKAEMGHHDENITYDEMERRIGTELSATIKRISIQLYKEAAEYAATRGIIIADTKFEFGLDNKGELYLMDEVLTADSSRFWPADGYQVGTNPPSFDKQFVRDWLETQTWKKEPPAPKLPDDVIAKTSEKYQEALQRLTGKTLD
- the purE gene encoding 5-(carboxyamino)imidazole ribonucleotide mutase, which translates into the protein MTKAAHTHETPLVGVLMGSSSDWDVMKNAVAILQEFGVPYEAKVVSAHRMPDEMFAYAESARERGVRAIIAGAGGAAHLPGMLAAKTTVPVLGVPVASKYLKGVDSLHSIVQMPKGVPVATFAIGEAGAANAALFAVSLLSVTDARYAEALAAFRVKQNQAARDMALPPL